A genomic region of Deinococcus humi contains the following coding sequences:
- a CDS encoding HupE/UreJ family protein — translation MTRTPLLRFLLVFLLALTSPALAHPMPSSVILLDVHEGAVGAEMQLPLSELGLALHETLSGDSDTLLAAHENEWRAYLLKHLRPTTPDGEAWTVAVDDLSIGNAEQTASGPYQELNAHLTLTPPAGASSRAFTLNYDAVMHQVVTHSALVSVRQDWAAGVTPEGTPAEVGVIRVNPVDGTVAPLVVNRDGGSLWTGFVGMLRLGVSHIAAGTDHLLFLLTLLLPAPLLAGLNHWGGFAGTRHSLLNILKIITAFTAGHSLTLIVGTLARLDLPAQPIEALIALSILISAVHALRPVFPGREVLVAGFFGLIHGLAFSFTLAELNLNAGQMALSLLGFNLGIEAMQLVVMALTLPWLILLARTPAYPAVRVGGASVAALASLGWLGQRLGLDNPLSTLADGLGVYGSWGIAGLAVVAIMLTFSTARRLRTGTRH, via the coding sequence ATGACCCGCACTCCCCTACTCCGTTTTCTGCTTGTGTTTCTGCTGGCCCTGACCTCACCTGCGTTGGCCCACCCGATGCCGAGTTCGGTGATCCTGCTGGACGTTCACGAGGGGGCGGTGGGAGCCGAGATGCAGCTGCCCCTCTCCGAACTGGGGCTGGCGCTGCATGAAACCCTGAGCGGCGATTCAGACACCCTGCTCGCCGCCCATGAAAACGAGTGGCGGGCCTACCTCCTGAAACACTTGCGGCCCACCACGCCGGATGGTGAGGCGTGGACGGTGGCGGTGGATGACCTGAGCATCGGGAACGCCGAGCAGACCGCCAGCGGGCCATACCAGGAGCTCAACGCCCACCTGACCCTGACACCACCTGCTGGGGCCAGCAGCCGCGCCTTTACCTTGAACTACGACGCGGTGATGCATCAGGTGGTCACGCACTCGGCGCTGGTGTCGGTGCGTCAGGACTGGGCGGCAGGTGTGACGCCTGAGGGTACCCCGGCTGAGGTGGGCGTCATCCGGGTCAATCCAGTGGACGGTACCGTCGCGCCGCTGGTGGTCAACCGCGACGGGGGCAGCCTCTGGACGGGCTTCGTGGGCATGCTGAGACTGGGCGTCTCGCACATCGCGGCGGGAACCGACCATCTGCTGTTTTTGCTGACGTTGCTGCTGCCCGCTCCGCTCCTGGCCGGACTGAACCACTGGGGCGGATTTGCAGGAACGCGCCACTCACTGCTCAACATCCTCAAGATCATCACGGCCTTCACGGCGGGGCACTCGCTGACCCTGATTGTGGGCACGCTGGCTCGCCTGGATCTGCCCGCCCAGCCCATCGAGGCGCTGATCGCCCTGAGTATTCTGATCAGCGCTGTGCATGCCCTGCGCCCGGTTTTTCCAGGCCGCGAGGTGCTGGTGGCTGGATTTTTCGGCCTGATTCACGGCCTCGCCTTCTCGTTCACGTTGGCTGAACTCAACTTGAATGCGGGGCAGATGGCGCTGAGCCTGCTGGGCTTCAATTTGGGCATTGAGGCGATGCAACTCGTAGTGATGGCCCTGACGCTGCCGTGGCTGATCCTGCTCGCGCGCACACCTGCATATCCGGCGGTGCGGGTGGGTGGAGCGTCGGTAGCCGCGCTGGCGTCGCTGGGCTGGCTGGGACAGCGGCTGGGCCTGGACAATCCGCTCTCGACGCTGGCCGATGGTTTGGGGGTGTATGGATCCTGGGGCATCGCGGGGCTGGCGGTCGTGGCGATCATGCTGACGTTTTCAACGGCACGGCGTCTCCGCACGGGGACAAGGCACTGA
- a CDS encoding GAF domain-containing protein codes for MPDSPEALDVIQLTLPELLDHVQDVFYILDDGFRFTFFNAAAQRALGLTPDALGKTMGDVLPQVVTGEGYQRLQDALGSQRAAHFEVFSVVMRRWVSLDAYPSAGGLIVYHRDIHERKQAEDHVRALATISTSLIGTSSAREVAEVLVQIVPPALGVDFAVVVTLDQEDEVLRVIAANGLTEESFRSWATFPLASPVPLATAAREGHAVFVHSREEAEQSFQALLSVANTHEAWAALPLQFGAHTFGALGLSFLTPRLFDPAEQAFLKAVAAQAAQALERARSQEAEARIRQYGAFLTRASGDLANSLDLNATLESLARLAVPAVADWCAVYLPNGEELRVVAVAHQKPEKVELVRAVTTAMPLRLDDPGGAPEVLRTGQAVFVPVVTPALIDLQGRTPEHTRQLHALGLRSYLCVPMVAHGRTVGVLAFALTETERFYDTQDLDFALELAQRAGVALDHARLYQEAQQWAATLERTVEDRTRELAARNRALDAFGVLSRDLAVETDRVNLLRRAQQILLTLLPHGLTGYFELDGGRWQVRSLVGEMPDGTFEVALSRGLPRGEAPVLDLPFETQAPLYQDHYQPSAQHVPLDALMRLLSTASFPVGTGNGSFGVLVIALYQQHGWTPADRALLETALGQVRLALERAEAVEGLARRTAELEEVNAELDAFSYSVSHDLRAPLRHIMGFSSVLRRAVGEDAPERVLRPLGIIETSALRLTALTEALLSFAHTSRQPISVRDVDLNVVVREACQDLHLEAGGAQVEMRLDTLPTVRGDAILLRQVMVNLLGNAVKYSAPNPTPVVTVSSCEQSGEVVVTVTDNGVGFDPQYADKLFGMFSRLHRADEFEGNGVGLAMVKKVVQRHGGRVWAESTPGAGAAFHVALPLNV; via the coding sequence ATGCCCGACTCGCCAGAAGCCCTTGACGTGATCCAGCTCACCCTGCCTGAGCTCCTCGATCATGTTCAGGACGTCTTCTACATCCTCGACGACGGGTTCCGTTTCACCTTCTTCAACGCTGCGGCCCAGCGCGCCCTCGGTCTTACTCCCGACGCCCTCGGAAAGACCATGGGTGACGTTCTCCCGCAGGTTGTGACCGGCGAGGGGTACCAGCGCTTGCAAGACGCGCTCGGCTCCCAGCGTGCGGCTCACTTCGAGGTGTTCTCCGTCGTGATGCGCCGCTGGGTCAGCCTGGACGCGTATCCCAGTGCCGGTGGGCTGATCGTCTACCACCGCGACATCCACGAACGCAAACAGGCCGAGGACCATGTCCGCGCGCTCGCCACCATCAGCACCAGCCTCATCGGGACGTCCAGCGCCCGCGAGGTGGCCGAGGTGCTCGTGCAGATCGTTCCACCCGCACTCGGGGTGGATTTTGCCGTGGTGGTGACCCTCGATCAGGAGGACGAGGTGTTGCGCGTCATCGCCGCAAACGGCCTGACCGAGGAGAGTTTCCGGAGCTGGGCAACCTTCCCGCTTGCCTCCCCTGTCCCGCTCGCCACCGCAGCACGAGAAGGGCATGCGGTGTTCGTTCATTCCCGCGAGGAGGCCGAGCAGTCATTCCAGGCACTGCTGAGCGTCGCAAACACCCACGAGGCCTGGGCCGCGCTGCCCCTCCAGTTCGGGGCCCATACCTTCGGCGCACTCGGTCTGAGTTTTCTCACGCCCAGGCTGTTCGACCCGGCGGAACAGGCCTTCCTGAAAGCCGTTGCCGCTCAGGCCGCACAGGCCCTTGAGCGTGCCCGGTCTCAGGAAGCGGAGGCCCGCATCCGCCAGTACGGGGCGTTCCTTACTCGCGCCAGCGGCGACCTCGCGAACTCGCTGGACCTGAACGCCACCCTGGAGAGCCTCGCGCGACTCGCAGTGCCTGCTGTAGCCGACTGGTGCGCCGTGTACCTCCCAAACGGTGAGGAACTGAGGGTGGTCGCCGTGGCCCACCAGAAGCCCGAAAAGGTTGAGCTTGTGCGCGCCGTGACGACGGCCATGCCGCTCCGACTCGACGACCCGGGCGGCGCGCCCGAAGTCTTGCGGACGGGACAGGCGGTTTTCGTGCCGGTCGTCACGCCCGCCCTGATCGACCTGCAAGGACGCACCCCGGAGCACACCCGCCAGTTGCACGCGCTGGGCCTGCGGTCGTACCTGTGCGTCCCAATGGTCGCGCATGGCCGCACGGTTGGTGTGCTGGCCTTTGCGCTCACGGAGACCGAACGGTTCTACGACACTCAGGATCTCGACTTCGCCCTGGAACTCGCGCAGCGGGCGGGTGTGGCCCTCGATCACGCGCGCCTGTACCAGGAGGCGCAGCAGTGGGCGGCGACGCTGGAACGCACGGTCGAAGACCGGACCCGTGAGCTCGCCGCTCGAAACCGTGCGCTCGACGCGTTCGGGGTGCTCAGCCGTGACCTAGCCGTGGAGACCGACCGGGTGAATCTGCTGCGCCGGGCGCAGCAGATTCTGCTGACCCTGCTGCCTCACGGTCTCACCGGGTATTTTGAACTGGATGGCGGTCGCTGGCAGGTCCGCAGCCTGGTCGGCGAGATGCCGGACGGGACCTTCGAGGTCGCCCTGTCGCGGGGGCTGCCCCGCGGCGAGGCGCCGGTGCTGGACCTGCCGTTCGAGACTCAGGCGCCACTGTACCAGGACCACTACCAACCGAGCGCCCAGCATGTTCCGCTGGACGCCCTCATGCGGCTGCTGTCCACGGCATCGTTCCCGGTCGGGACGGGAAACGGCTCATTCGGGGTGCTGGTGATCGCGCTGTATCAGCAACACGGGTGGACCCCAGCGGATCGGGCGCTGCTGGAGACGGCACTGGGCCAGGTACGGCTGGCCCTTGAGCGTGCTGAGGCTGTCGAGGGGTTGGCGCGGCGCACGGCGGAACTGGAGGAGGTCAACGCGGAACTCGACGCGTTCAGTTACAGCGTGTCGCATGACCTGCGCGCACCGTTGCGGCACATTATGGGCTTCAGCAGTGTGTTGCGCCGTGCCGTGGGCGAGGACGCGCCGGAGCGGGTGCTCAGACCGCTGGGTATCATCGAGACGTCCGCCTTACGGCTCACAGCGCTGACGGAGGCGTTGCTGTCCTTTGCGCACACGTCCCGGCAGCCCATCAGCGTACGCGACGTGGACCTGAACGTCGTTGTACGGGAAGCGTGTCAGGACCTGCACCTGGAGGCTGGCGGTGCGCAGGTGGAAATGCGCCTGGACACCCTGCCAACCGTGCGGGGAGACGCGATCCTGTTGCGGCAGGTGATGGTCAACCTGCTGGGGAATGCCGTGAAGTACAGCGCGCCCAACCCCACGCCCGTCGTGACGGTTTCGTCGTGCGAGCAATCTGGTGAGGTCGTCGTCACGGTGACCGACAATGGCGTTGGCTTCGACCCGCAGTATGCCGACAAGCTGTTCGGGATGTTCTCGCGTTTGCACCGTGCGGACGAGTTCGAGGGCAACGGGGTGGGACTCGCGATGGTGAAGAAGGTGGTGCAGCGTCACGGTGGGCGGGTGTGGGCGGAGAGTACACCTGGTGCAGGGGCTGCGTTCCACGTCGCGTTACCCCTAAACGTGTAA